The following are encoded together in the Phragmitibacter flavus genome:
- the queF gene encoding preQ(1) synthase: MPSSPDDAKLESFPNRTPGRNYRITLNCTEFSSVCPVTGQPDYASLEIVYVPNERCIETKSLKFYLASFRNLPAFNEVIVNRILDDFVKACSPKQVHVRGEFGARGGIQLTCDARFPDWHDHEDAECEGGGGGGCCH; the protein is encoded by the coding sequence CTGCCCTCCTCCCCTGATGATGCCAAGCTCGAATCGTTTCCGAATCGCACGCCTGGCCGCAACTACCGCATCACCCTGAACTGCACTGAATTCAGCTCCGTCTGCCCCGTCACCGGCCAGCCGGACTACGCCAGCCTGGAAATCGTTTACGTGCCCAATGAACGGTGCATCGAAACCAAATCCCTCAAATTTTACCTCGCCTCCTTCCGCAATCTGCCCGCTTTCAATGAAGTGATTGTGAATCGGATTCTCGACGATTTCGTGAAAGCCTGCTCACCGAAACAAGTGCATGTGCGTGGCGAATTTGGCGCGCGCGGCGGCATCCAGCTCACCTGCGACGCCCGCTTCCCCGACTGGCATGATCACGAAGATGCCGAATGCGAAGGAGGCGGCGGCGGTGGCTGCTGCCATTAA
- a CDS encoding aspartate aminotransferase family protein, with protein sequence MGKEFCITPVDVPFVLTRHRSIVTPLPHPDSVPVLEKLRALEPASMRGMPPLVWNCAEDFSVYDDYGNRWIDWSSGVLVTNAGHGMPEIRQAIIDQVRNGLLHNYVFPSEQRATLVELLASVAPEGLDKVFLLTTGSESAEAAIKLSRAHGIKVGGRRKIGIIGFDRGFHGRTLGAQQAGGMDEQKAWIVNTDPAFIQVPFPDGYWQKEVGFETFLDALQEHGLEPADIAGVMMESYQGVGPDFAPVAYVQELAAWCKQHDVILAMDEVQAGFGRTGKFWAFEHYGITPDLICCGKGISSSLPISAVIGRAEVMDQFPPGAMTSTHTGNPVCCAAATASVRRILEHHLTENAASLEPLLVAALEKLQAAHPQHIGRATAKGLVGGLQMVDPVTGQPDHDTAHAIIERSFHKGVLLFAPVGAWGQTIKIAPPLSISRAALVESIDAFSEAVHEILGGESASISSGMMEVAV encoded by the coding sequence ATGGGAAAAGAATTTTGCATCACACCTGTCGACGTGCCGTTCGTTCTGACGCGTCATCGCTCCATTGTTACGCCACTTCCCCACCCGGACAGCGTGCCTGTTTTGGAAAAACTTCGCGCCTTGGAGCCGGCCTCCATGCGTGGCATGCCGCCGTTGGTGTGGAACTGTGCTGAAGATTTTTCCGTTTACGATGACTACGGTAATCGCTGGATCGACTGGAGCAGCGGCGTGCTCGTCACCAATGCCGGTCATGGCATGCCGGAAATCCGCCAGGCCATCATCGACCAGGTGCGCAACGGTCTCCTTCACAACTACGTTTTCCCCAGCGAACAACGCGCCACTCTGGTGGAACTCCTCGCTTCCGTTGCCCCAGAAGGACTGGATAAAGTCTTTCTCCTGACCACCGGTTCCGAATCCGCCGAGGCAGCCATCAAACTCTCACGCGCCCACGGCATCAAGGTCGGTGGAAGGCGCAAGATTGGCATCATCGGTTTTGACCGAGGGTTCCACGGGCGCACCCTGGGTGCCCAACAAGCCGGCGGCATGGACGAACAAAAGGCATGGATCGTCAACACGGATCCCGCTTTCATCCAGGTGCCCTTCCCCGACGGTTACTGGCAGAAAGAGGTGGGATTTGAAACCTTCCTCGACGCCTTGCAGGAACACGGACTCGAACCTGCCGACATTGCCGGCGTGATGATGGAAAGTTACCAGGGTGTGGGCCCGGACTTCGCCCCGGTGGCCTATGTCCAGGAACTGGCGGCCTGGTGCAAACAACACGACGTCATTCTCGCCATGGACGAAGTGCAGGCGGGGTTCGGTCGCACCGGCAAATTCTGGGCCTTCGAACATTACGGCATCACGCCCGACCTGATCTGCTGCGGCAAAGGCATCAGCTCCTCTCTGCCCATCAGCGCCGTGATTGGTCGCGCCGAGGTGATGGATCAATTTCCGCCTGGAGCGATGACCAGCACACACACCGGCAACCCGGTTTGCTGCGCCGCCGCCACGGCTTCGGTTCGCCGAATCCTCGAGCACCATCTTACCGAAAACGCCGCCTCGCTGGAGCCATTGCTGGTTGCTGCATTGGAAAAACTCCAGGCTGCCCACCCACAGCATATTGGCCGCGCCACGGCCAAAGGTCTGGTCGGCGGATTGCAGATGGTCGACCCTGTCACCGGACAACCGGACCACGACACGGCACACGCCATCATCGAACGCAGCTTCCACAAGGGTGTTCTCCTTTTTGCCCCAGTCGGAGCTTGGGGCCAGACCATTAAAATCGCCCCGCCGTTGAGTATCAGTCGTGCTGCTCTGGTGGAAAGCATCGACGCCTTTAGCGAGGCCGTGCACGAAATTTTGGGCGGTGAGAGCGCCTCTATTTCGAGCGGCATGATGGAAGTGGCTGTCTGA